The Podarcis raffonei isolate rPodRaf1 chromosome 2, rPodRaf1.pri, whole genome shotgun sequence genome window below encodes:
- the FIGNL2 gene encoding fidgetin-like protein 2, with the protein MHWTPEHAQPLNQWPEQHLDVSSTTSSPAHKSDLYHSSRQRFNYAWANDDISALTASNLLKRYAEKYSGVLDSPYDRPPGLNTYGDGAFGPLNGQKGEMEPWPMAHSSEGAYPLTPMHDGLPTSKGIIPPAVTPGNSLGTSPVVSSNLSDSIYPSNTCGGPPTSGSLGPSQEYPSGYSGAYLPSGYCSQPASALPPPHPSTLHSSGLLQPSHPSTALVPSYSSSGPMYNYASGSYPPQPGYGTIHPPHPSASYLPSGIAAPTPIPPSSRPPVVPGYSYQSPLAVPPLTGESGSSLKRKAFDLAGGEDDGEGRYRKYSYEQPKSPYQMSDSGECRGNGFSRSSEVPFKGGKRPAGVAATTVASEDPVGKYNSQPMKGLVSTAYSVGEAPLRPSETFEKFTPPAANGEHGGESFALRMQPKPPPFSSDNSSQTVEEQLKAMDPFVLELVNNKIIDCGPPVQWTDIAGQVSVKAAIEEELVWPILRPGAYTGASRPPKTILLFGPRGVGKTLLSRCVCTQLGSTLMKLSGTALVSKWKAEAEKILQATFFVSNCRQPTVILLTDVESLLEDAAVLKSQLLSYLDNLATSGEQNVVVIATTTRPGKLDEATQRRFTKRFYISPPDSVARRQILHHALAQQNYCLSEREMASIVQLTESYSGSELLHLCQQVASSKLQSLPGQLQPTSYKDFESVFCKIHPAVSQKELDLYVEWDKMYGSRH; encoded by the coding sequence ATGCACTGGACACCCGAGCATGCTCAGCCCCTGAACCAGTGGCCGGAGCAGCACCTTGATGTCTCCTCCACAACCTCATCGCCTGCCCACAAGTCGGACCTCTACCACAGCAGCCGGCAGCGCTTCAACTATGCCTGGGCCAACGATGACATCTCTGCCCTGACCGCCTCCAACCTGCTGAAGAGGTATGCTGAGAAGTACTCCGGAGTCCTGGACTCCCCATATGACAGGCCGCCGGGGCTCAACACCTACGGGGATGGCGCCTTTGGGCCCCTCAACGGCCAGAAGGGAGAGATGGAGCCTTGGCCGATGGCGCACAGCTCAGAGGGGGCTTACCCTTTGACCCCGATGCACGATGGATTGCCCACCTCCAAGGGGATCATCCCTCCTGCTGTCACCCCTGGGAACAGCCTTGGGACCTCCCCGGTGGTCTCCAGCAATCTGTCGGACTCCATTTACCCCAGTAACACATGCGGGGGACCCCCGACTTCTGGCAGTCTTGGCCCGTCTCAGGAGTACCCTTCAGGCTACAGTGGGGCCTACTTGCCATCGGGCTACTGCAGCCAACCTGCCTCAGCGCTTCCGCCTCCACACCCGTCCACCTTGCATAGCTCAGGCCTCCTTCAACCCAGCCACCCTTCCACGGCGCTCGTCCCCAGCTACAGCTCCTCAGGACCCATGTACAATTACGCCTCAGGCAGCTACCCACCCCAACCTGGCTATGGCACCATTCACCCTCCCCACCCGTCAGCCTCGTATTTGCCCTCGGGCattgctgcccccacccccatccctcctTCCTCTCGGCCCCCTGTCGTCCCTGGGTACAGCTACCAGAGCCCCCTCGCTGTGCCACCCCTCACCGGTGAGTCGGGGAGCTCTCTGAAAAGGAAGGCCTTTGATCTCGCCGGCGGTGAGGATGACGGCGAAGGCCGGTATCGCAAATACAGCTATGAGCAACCAAAGTCTCCGTACCAGATGTCCGACAGCGGTGAATGTAGAGGAAATGGGTTCAGCCGCAGCTCTGAGGTGCCTTTCAAAGGGGGGAAGAGGCCCGCAGGCGTGGCGGCCACCACCGTGGCTTCCGAGGACCCCGTGGGGAAATACAACAGCCAGCCCATGAAAGGCCTGGTGTCTACGGCTTACAGCGTGGGTGAAGCCCCGCTGAGGCCTAGCGAGACCTTTGAGAAGTTCACCCCTCCGGCTGCCAACGGGGAACATGGAGGAGAGTCCTTTGCCCTCAGGATGCAACCCAAGCCGCCACCCTTCAGCAGCGACAACAGCAGCCAGACTGTGGAAGAGCAGCTGAAAGCCATGGACCCGTTTGTTCTGGAGCTGGTGAACAACAAGATAATTGATTGCGGTCCTCCAGTTCAATGGACAGACATCGCAGGGCAAGTCTCTGTCAAAGCTGCCATCGAGGAAGAGCTGGTGTGGCCCATCTTGAGGCCAGGGGCTTACACGGGGGCAAGCCGGCCCCCCAAAACCATCCTGCTCTTTGGACCTCGCGGTGTCGGGAAGACCCTGTTGAGCAGGTGCGTTTGCACCCAGCTGGGATCCACCCTGATGAAGCTCAGTGGGACAGCCTTGGTCTCCAAGTGGAAGGCAGAAGCCGAGAAGATCCTGCAGGCCACGTTCTTCGTGTCCAACTGCCGGCAGCCGACGGTCATTCTCCTCACCGACGTGGAATCCCTCCTGGAAGACGCCGCTGTCCTGAAGTCCCAGCTCCTTTCCTACCTGGATAACCTTGCTACCTCAGGCGAGCAGAACGTCGTGGTCATAGCAACCACCACCAGGCCTGGCAAGCTGGACGAAGCCACCCAGAGGAGGTTTACCAAGCGCTTCTACATCTCCCCGCCAGACAGCGTTGCCCGGCGGCAGATCCTGCACCATGCTTTAGCCCAGCAAAACTACTGCCTCAGCGAGAGGGAGATGGCCTCCATTGTCCAACTCACCGAGAGCTATTCCGGCAGCGAGCTCCTCCACCTCTGCCAGCAGGTTGCGTCCAGCAAGCTGCAGAGCCTGCCGGGGCAGCTTCAGCCCACCTCCTACAAGGATTTTGAAAGCGTTTTCTGCAAAATCCACCCTGCCGTCTCTCAGAAGGAGCTGGACTTGTACGTGGAATGGGATAAAATGTATGGGTCGCGGCACTAG